In Mycteria americana isolate JAX WOST 10 ecotype Jacksonville Zoo and Gardens chromosome 3, USCA_MyAme_1.0, whole genome shotgun sequence, a single genomic region encodes these proteins:
- the HMGN3 gene encoding high mobility group nucleosome-binding domain-containing protein 3 isoform X4 produces the protein MPKRKSPEGAEGKDAAKVTKQEPTRRSARLSAKPAPPKPEPKPRKTTKKEPGTKANKGAKGKKDEKQEAAKEGTTPSENGENKAEEIRISRSTVSVSTSRGAPPSTLSVKGQIETVKVKGTVEHSACVQ, from the exons tctccAGAGGGTGCTGAAGGCAAGGATGCAGCAAAAGTAACTAAACAAGag cccACAAGACGATCAGCAAGATTGTCAGCT aaaCCTGCTCCACCAAAACCTGAACCCAAACCAAGGAAAACCACGAAG AAGGAACCTGGAACAAAGGCCAACAAAGGTGCTAAAGGGAAGAAGGATGAAAAGCAAGAAGCTGCAAAGGAAGGTACTACACCATctgaaaatggtgaaaataaagctgaagag ATTCGCATCTCTCGCTCAACTGTTAGTGTTTCAACATCCAGAGGTGCCCCACCCAGCACACTGTCAGTAAAAGGGCAGATTGAAACAGTGAAAGTTAAGGGTACGGTAGAGCATTCAGCATGTGTGCAGTGA